In Streptomyces sp. 1222.5, a single window of DNA contains:
- a CDS encoding LysR family transcriptional regulator, which yields MELRQLRHFLALVDERSVTRAAKRELIVQSGLSNSLQALERELGTPLYVRGTRPVRLTAAGEALVGPARRTVISAAQAEEAVHHTRDVLIGTLRLGVGLSAQHLVPFASYLGEFTRDHPGIDLRLQYGPALTMISMVGTGEVDCVIGPAVGRIPGVRMTGLAREPLRLVCRADHRLAERSDVTLAELADERFVEVPPRWTARLLSDAAFATEGIQRRVVCEVGDWELFLALVGAGVGIGFAPTGLQYPVLTAPDSVLRFVEVEGVRLERHIHLMLPPAGETSPAAARFADQLLRVRSAGG from the coding sequence ATGGAACTCCGACAGCTACGGCACTTTCTGGCGCTGGTCGATGAGCGCAGCGTCACCCGCGCCGCAAAGCGGGAGCTCATCGTGCAGTCGGGCCTGTCGAACTCGCTCCAGGCCCTCGAACGCGAACTCGGCACGCCCCTCTATGTCCGCGGGACTCGGCCGGTCCGGCTCACCGCGGCCGGCGAAGCCCTGGTCGGCCCGGCACGCCGGACCGTGATCAGCGCCGCGCAGGCGGAAGAGGCCGTGCACCACACCCGTGACGTGCTCATCGGCACCCTGCGTCTGGGCGTCGGGCTCTCCGCCCAGCATCTAGTGCCGTTCGCCTCCTACCTCGGCGAGTTCACCCGCGATCACCCCGGCATCGACCTGCGCCTCCAGTACGGGCCCGCGCTGACGATGATCTCGATGGTCGGGACCGGAGAGGTGGACTGTGTGATCGGACCCGCGGTCGGCCGGATCCCCGGCGTCCGGATGACCGGCCTCGCGCGGGAGCCGCTGCGCCTCGTCTGCCGTGCCGATCACCGCCTGGCGGAGCGGTCCGACGTCACCCTCGCGGAACTGGCCGACGAGCGGTTCGTCGAGGTGCCCCCGCGGTGGACGGCCCGCCTGCTCAGTGACGCCGCGTTCGCCACCGAGGGGATCCAGCGCCGGGTCGTCTGTGAGGTCGGCGACTGGGAACTGTTCCTCGCACTGGTCGGCGCGGGCGTCGGCATCGGCTTCGCTCCGACCGGCCTGCAATACCCGGTGCTGACCGCCCCGGACAGCGTCCTGCGGTTCGTCGAGGTCGAGGGCGTGCGTCTGGAGCGGCACATCCACCTGATGCTGCCCCCGGCGGGCGAGACCAGCCCAGCAGCGGCGCGGTTCGCCGATCAACTGCTGCGCGTCCGCTCGGCGGGCGGCTGA
- a CDS encoding alpha/beta fold hydrolase, whose amino-acid sequence MNLTDHAGVRLTHGKPKVNGVEIHYAIGGTGEPVFLVHGVPKTMAHWRHVVPLLTPHYTVIVLDNRGAGGSQRPLCGYDTSTMAADVAALATHLGFDRFRVAGEDWGAAIAYAVAAFHRPRVRQLVFQETLLPGLPVGPGMPGGGPDPSLAPDDGRTGWHFSFFSLPHIPELLLAGRERPFWTYYARRQMWDPSALAEEDVNEIVHSAEQPGGTRAILEMYRARQTDAEQNRPHYADPLSCPVLAVGAEEYLGDAVAQQMAQVADDVHGVVIPAAGHNIALENPTALAQAYLDFFAAG is encoded by the coding sequence GTGAACCTCACTGACCACGCCGGAGTCCGGCTCACACACGGCAAGCCCAAGGTCAACGGTGTGGAGATCCACTACGCGATCGGCGGCACCGGCGAGCCGGTGTTCCTGGTGCACGGCGTGCCGAAGACCATGGCCCACTGGCGTCACGTTGTACCGCTGCTGACCCCGCACTACACCGTCATCGTGCTCGACAACCGGGGTGCCGGCGGCTCCCAGCGCCCCCTGTGCGGCTACGACACCTCCACGATGGCCGCCGACGTCGCCGCACTCGCCACCCACCTCGGCTTCGACCGGTTCCGCGTCGCCGGCGAAGACTGGGGCGCGGCCATCGCCTATGCCGTCGCCGCCTTCCACCGGCCCCGGGTGCGGCAACTGGTCTTCCAGGAAACGCTCCTGCCGGGACTTCCGGTCGGCCCGGGAATGCCGGGCGGCGGCCCCGACCCCTCGCTCGCCCCCGACGACGGCCGCACCGGCTGGCACTTCAGCTTCTTCAGCCTGCCGCACATCCCCGAACTACTGCTGGCCGGACGGGAACGGCCCTTCTGGACGTACTACGCCCGCCGCCAGATGTGGGACCCCAGCGCGCTGGCCGAGGAAGACGTCAACGAGATCGTGCACTCGGCCGAGCAGCCCGGTGGCACCAGGGCCATCCTGGAGATGTACCGCGCCCGGCAGACCGACGCCGAACAGAACCGCCCGCATTATGCCGACCCGCTCAGCTGCCCGGTCCTGGCCGTCGGAGCCGAGGAATACCTCGGGGACGCGGTAGCACAGCAGATGGCGCAAGTGGCCGACGACGTCCACGGCGTCGTCATTCCCGCGGCCGGTCACAACATCGCGCTGGAGAACCCGACCGCTCTGGCCCAGGCCTACCTCGACTTCTTCGCAGCCGGCTGA
- a CDS encoding TetR/AcrR family transcriptional regulator, translated as MEAATQVFMEKGYAGTSMDDIAKPAAVSKQTVYKHFANKKKLFAEIVLATTDQTDAVIEPAADAPTDAASLDENHNRLARRFVGTLTQPQVLQLRRLITANAEAFPELGTAWYTQNVQRVLDTLAATFARLSDQRLLRVDDPLLAANHFAGHRLTPAHRDRPRPLHNRRRPHVPRRLPLSATAPPTALWRAVRFTPGSAGGGRVE; from the coding sequence ATGGAGGCCGCGACCCAGGTGTTCATGGAGAAGGGCTACGCCGGCACCAGCATGGACGACATCGCCAAGCCGGCCGCGGTGTCCAAACAGACCGTCTACAAGCACTTCGCGAACAAGAAGAAGCTCTTCGCAGAGATCGTCCTGGCCACCACCGACCAGACCGACGCCGTGATCGAGCCGGCGGCGGACGCCCCCACCGACGCCGCCTCACTGGACGAGAACCACAACCGGCTCGCCCGCCGCTTCGTGGGCACCCTCACCCAGCCCCAGGTGCTGCAGCTGCGGCGGCTGATCACCGCCAACGCCGAAGCCTTCCCCGAACTGGGCACCGCCTGGTACACCCAGAATGTTCAACGGGTCCTGGACACCCTGGCGGCCACCTTCGCGCGTCTGTCCGATCAGCGGCTGCTGCGCGTGGACGATCCGCTCCTGGCCGCCAACCACTTCGCCGGCCACCGGCTCACCCCAGCACACCGAGACCGACCTCGACCACTACACAACCGCCGGCGTCCGCACGTTCCTCGCCGCCTACCGCTGAGCGCCACGGCCCCACCGACCGCCCTATGGCGTGCCGTCCGCTTCACACCGGGCTCTGCAGGCGGAGGGCGCGTCGAGTGA
- a CDS encoding carbamoyltransferase C-terminal domain-containing protein has product MGLDRWGGLRKSGWSRAGGRTILGGSAACGATRTRVEIRWGAPMGYILGVNAPPTLRQAEQCPFGGHDPSACLLDEWGRVVAMEEQERISRQRYGIFEDPTDAIGACLEIAGVSLGDIDVVAVGWDVPRVAAITGEGWSFGSTDAYLRRLGFDPAVHRPELVFVEHHRAHAASAFYAAGIPEAAVLVMDGNGEDESISVFHGRPSGELVRRDRMPQSRSLGDMYAAVSRHLNLGLLNAGKTMGLASYGRGAGLDPFPMLDEEGRPLFAHHADMQQEAVMQAWRGHLARLAPKRLTPSRLLHEDTQSVRLAWSAQVAVEQQLVRLVEWSRKITGADAVCLSGGVALNCSANGRLDGAVFCPPVPHDGGVALGAAWTVRRPALPERMDPFLGSSLRGEVPVDLRAVDLDLDRVVDLLEGGAVGGVAVGRAEVGPRALGHRSLIAMPSVEGVRDRINVAKSREAWRPLAPVSLASTAARFWEVKDPLQRYMLGATAVTDHAREVMREAVHVDGTARAQIVAADDSPFARILTRMERAGLPPVLINTSLNALGEPIAHSVDDVLRTYEQCALDFLILEDRLIVRG; this is encoded by the coding sequence GTGGGGCTTGACCGCTGGGGCGGCTTGCGCAAGTCCGGATGGTCCCGGGCGGGTGGCCGCACGATTCTCGGGGGTAGCGCGGCCTGCGGGGCGACGAGAACGCGCGTCGAGATCAGATGGGGAGCACCGATGGGCTACATCCTGGGCGTCAACGCGCCGCCGACCCTGCGGCAGGCCGAGCAGTGTCCGTTCGGCGGGCACGATCCGAGTGCGTGCCTGTTGGACGAGTGGGGCCGCGTTGTGGCCATGGAGGAACAGGAACGTATCTCCCGTCAGCGGTACGGGATCTTCGAGGATCCTACGGACGCAATCGGCGCGTGCCTGGAGATCGCCGGTGTCTCGCTGGGCGACATCGATGTGGTCGCGGTTGGCTGGGACGTGCCGCGTGTTGCCGCGATCACGGGTGAGGGGTGGAGCTTCGGCTCGACCGACGCCTATCTGCGCCGGCTGGGGTTCGATCCGGCCGTGCACCGGCCGGAGCTCGTGTTCGTGGAGCACCACCGGGCGCATGCGGCGTCGGCGTTCTACGCCGCGGGCATACCGGAGGCGGCGGTGCTCGTGATGGACGGCAACGGGGAGGACGAGAGCATCAGCGTCTTCCACGGCAGGCCTTCCGGTGAACTTGTCCGCAGGGACCGTATGCCGCAGAGCCGTTCGTTGGGCGACATGTACGCCGCTGTGTCCCGTCATCTGAATCTCGGGCTGCTGAACGCGGGCAAGACGATGGGTCTGGCTTCCTACGGGCGGGGGGCGGGACTGGATCCGTTCCCGATGCTCGACGAGGAGGGGCGTCCGCTCTTCGCGCACCATGCGGACATGCAGCAGGAAGCGGTCATGCAGGCGTGGCGGGGCCATCTGGCGCGGCTGGCGCCCAAGCGTCTGACGCCCAGCCGGCTGCTGCACGAGGACACGCAGTCCGTGCGGCTGGCGTGGAGTGCGCAGGTAGCGGTCGAGCAGCAGCTGGTCCGGCTCGTGGAGTGGAGCCGCAAGATCACGGGTGCGGACGCGGTGTGCCTGTCCGGCGGGGTGGCGTTGAACTGCTCGGCGAACGGCCGGCTGGACGGTGCGGTGTTCTGTCCCCCGGTACCGCACGACGGCGGGGTCGCGCTGGGTGCGGCGTGGACGGTGCGGCGGCCGGCTCTGCCCGAGCGGATGGATCCGTTCCTGGGCAGTTCGCTGAGGGGGGAGGTGCCCGTGGACCTGAGAGCCGTCGACCTGGACCTGGACCGTGTGGTGGACCTTCTGGAGGGCGGGGCGGTGGGCGGTGTCGCGGTCGGGCGGGCCGAGGTCGGCCCGCGTGCGCTGGGCCACCGGTCGCTGATCGCGATGCCTTCTGTCGAGGGGGTCCGTGACCGGATCAACGTGGCCAAGAGCAGGGAGGCGTGGCGCCCGCTGGCTCCGGTGAGTCTCGCGTCGACGGCGGCCCGGTTCTGGGAGGTGAAGGACCCCTTGCAGCGGTACATGCTGGGGGCGACCGCCGTCACCGACCATGCCCGGGAGGTCATGCGGGAGGCGGTGCATGTCGACGGTACGGCGCGGGCGCAGATCGTCGCCGCCGACGACAGCCCGTTCGCCCGGATCCTGACGCGGATGGAGCGGGCGGGACTGCCTCCGGTGCTGATCAACACGTCGCTGAACGCATTGGGCGAGCCCATCGCGCACTCGGTCGATGACGTGCTGCGCACGTACGAGCAGTGTGCTCTGGACTTCCTGATCCTTGAGGACCGGTTGATCGTCCGCGGGTGA
- a CDS encoding DUF4287 domain-containing protein: MSFQAYLDNIEDKTGLTPRQFIELAKERGFEGPELKAGPVLEWLKEDYGLGRGHGMALVHVFKNGAQISAKHVGSEGTHRDDSDTLWLDGKANRP, translated from the coding sequence ATGTCGTTTCAGGCGTACCTGGACAACATCGAGGACAAGACGGGCCTGACGCCCCGCCAGTTCATCGAGCTGGCGAAGGAGCGCGGTTTTGAGGGCCCGGAGCTGAAGGCGGGCCCGGTCCTGGAGTGGCTCAAGGAGGACTACGGGCTGGGCCGGGGTCATGGGATGGCTCTGGTGCACGTCTTCAAGAACGGCGCGCAGATCTCCGCCAAGCACGTCGGTTCGGAGGGCACGCACCGCGATGACTCCGACACGCTGTGGCTGGACGGGAAGGCCAACCGCCCCTGA
- a CDS encoding MFS transporter, producing the protein MPTATPQPSHRRAVAATVVGNFIESFDWLGYGLFAPLFATRFFPSHNSLTSLLGAFAVLGIGVLVRPIGGILLGRHADRHGRRPALILAISLMAGGSLLIALTPSYAHIGLLAPLLLLLARTAQGISHGGEWPAATAYLMEVAPRHRKATYGSLFSLSTCAGAFTASLLGGALTTALGPGPMASWGWRVPFLIGGILGLVLLVLRTGLAETEIYRREVHSRRDRGSLRQLLRAHRRSVLTATLFVAGTGAVGGTWTAVVPALGGRLATPGTMMWVVVSATATMMLLNVPIGLLADRIGATRLLVAASAFFAVTGSVSYLTMTGTFASLLFTYGSGVVYLVCATTVLPKLLTDIFPTKVRALGVGLPNAVMSAVLGGIAPAGATWAAEHDASAWFITGVMAAVLLAVPASLLAPATTAAPAETAPPTGTQREEPSLATTGS; encoded by the coding sequence ATGCCCACCGCCACCCCGCAGCCGTCGCACCGCCGCGCCGTCGCCGCCACCGTCGTCGGCAACTTCATCGAGTCCTTCGACTGGCTCGGCTACGGCCTCTTCGCCCCCCTGTTCGCCACCCGCTTCTTCCCCTCCCACAACTCCCTCACCTCACTCCTCGGCGCCTTCGCCGTCCTCGGCATCGGCGTCCTCGTCCGGCCGATCGGCGGCATCCTCCTCGGCCGCCACGCCGACCGGCACGGCCGAAGACCCGCCCTCATCCTCGCCATCTCCCTGATGGCCGGCGGCTCCCTGCTGATCGCCCTCACCCCCTCCTACGCGCACATCGGCCTCCTTGCCCCCCTCCTGCTGCTGCTCGCCCGCACCGCACAGGGCATCTCCCACGGCGGCGAATGGCCCGCCGCCACCGCCTACCTGATGGAAGTGGCCCCCCGCCACCGCAAAGCCACCTACGGCAGCCTGTTCTCCCTCTCCACGTGCGCGGGCGCCTTCACCGCCTCCCTCCTCGGCGGCGCCCTGACCACCGCCCTCGGCCCCGGACCCATGGCCTCCTGGGGCTGGCGCGTGCCGTTCCTGATCGGCGGCATCCTCGGCCTGGTCCTGCTCGTCCTGCGCACCGGGCTCGCCGAGACCGAGATCTACCGGCGCGAGGTCCACTCCCGCCGCGACCGCGGCTCCCTGCGCCAACTGCTCCGCGCCCACCGGCGCAGCGTGCTGACCGCCACCCTGTTCGTGGCCGGCACCGGCGCCGTCGGCGGCACCTGGACCGCGGTCGTACCCGCCCTCGGCGGCCGCCTCGCGACGCCCGGCACCATGATGTGGGTCGTGGTCAGCGCCACCGCCACGATGATGCTGCTCAACGTGCCCATCGGTCTGCTCGCCGACAGGATCGGCGCCACCCGGCTGCTCGTCGCCGCCAGCGCCTTCTTCGCGGTCACCGGCTCGGTCTCGTACCTCACGATGACCGGCACCTTCGCCAGCCTGCTGTTCACCTACGGCTCCGGCGTGGTCTACCTCGTCTGCGCCACCACCGTGCTGCCCAAGCTGCTCACCGACATCTTCCCCACGAAGGTCCGCGCCCTCGGCGTCGGCCTGCCCAACGCCGTCATGAGCGCCGTCCTCGGCGGCATCGCCCCCGCCGGCGCGACCTGGGCCGCCGAGCACGACGCCTCCGCCTGGTTCATCACCGGCGTGATGGCCGCCGTCCTGCTTGCCGTCCCCGCGTCTCTGCTGGCACCGGCCACAACGGCGGCCCCCGCCGAGACCGCCCCGCCCACCGGGACCCAGCGCGAGGAACCGTCACTGGCCACCACCGGCAGCTGA
- a CDS encoding carboxymuconolactone decarboxylase family protein: MPHIHLDSDLPGIRGLMSDRPDTAAPLNALADLILRGDSPLTRGERELIASHVSERNATRFCADTHGAAAAAQLDDGKAVVEAVHRDPGTAPVTPLLRALLRVAGEVQQQAAPVSDEAIAAARNAGATDTHLHDTVLIAAAFCMYNRYVSCLATTLPTEPGYYEEAGRRITAHGYAAV; this comes from the coding sequence GTGCCGCACATCCACCTCGACAGCGACCTGCCCGGCATCAGAGGCCTGATGAGCGACCGCCCCGACACGGCAGCCCCGCTCAACGCCCTCGCCGACCTGATCCTGCGCGGCGACTCACCCCTCACCCGCGGCGAACGCGAACTGATCGCCAGCCACGTCTCCGAACGCAACGCCACCCGCTTCTGCGCCGACACCCACGGCGCGGCCGCCGCCGCCCAGCTCGACGACGGCAAAGCCGTCGTCGAAGCCGTACACCGCGACCCCGGCACCGCCCCGGTCACCCCGCTCCTGCGCGCCCTGCTGCGCGTCGCCGGCGAAGTACAGCAACAAGCCGCCCCCGTCTCCGACGAGGCGATCGCCGCCGCCCGCAACGCCGGCGCCACCGACACCCACCTGCACGACACCGTGCTCATCGCGGCCGCCTTCTGCATGTACAACCGCTACGTCAGCTGCCTGGCCACCACCCTGCCCACCGAGCCCGGCTACTACGAGGAAGCGGGCCGGCGCATCACCGCACACGGCTACGCCGCCGTCTGA
- a CDS encoding helix-turn-helix domain-containing protein → MLRVLGLDSGTEAVYRLMLEHPSWGVDRLVRELGQDRSAVTTALDTLADLALLRNAAAEEDTRNTPLLVPPRAGLGALLDRRQDELDRTQLEIDAGRAAVADLLADYTALGRTTGAGVERFTGAEAVSRLQADLTAQAGSELLALVPCTGADDDPWNLDVPLHLHLLDRGVRVHILHMDSTTGSARNREAAHRLLRAGAEIRTLPAVPLHLRLVDGASAALPLDPGDPDGGAVLLGEPGALAALRALFTHLWDTATPCDGTDGTDGTGDGAEQAYSPRERALLRFLAEGLTDEAAARKLGISLRSERRMISSLSDRIGARSRFQLGLQAARSGLV, encoded by the coding sequence ATGCTGCGCGTACTCGGACTGGACTCCGGTACGGAGGCCGTCTACCGGCTCATGCTGGAACACCCCTCCTGGGGCGTGGACCGCCTGGTCCGGGAACTCGGCCAGGACCGCTCCGCCGTCACCACCGCCCTGGACACACTCGCCGACCTCGCACTCCTGCGCAACGCGGCCGCCGAGGAGGACACCCGCAACACCCCGCTACTCGTGCCGCCCCGAGCAGGACTCGGCGCCCTCCTGGACCGTCGCCAGGACGAACTCGACCGCACCCAACTGGAGATCGACGCCGGCCGCGCCGCCGTCGCCGACCTCCTCGCCGACTACACCGCGCTCGGCCGCACCACCGGCGCCGGCGTGGAACGCTTCACCGGCGCCGAAGCCGTCAGCCGCCTGCAGGCCGACCTGACCGCGCAGGCCGGCAGTGAACTGCTCGCGCTCGTCCCCTGCACCGGGGCGGACGACGACCCCTGGAACCTCGACGTCCCCCTCCACCTCCACCTGCTGGACCGGGGCGTGCGCGTCCACATCCTCCACATGGACAGCACCACGGGCTCGGCCCGGAACCGCGAGGCCGCACACCGGCTCCTCCGCGCCGGCGCCGAGATCCGCACCCTGCCCGCCGTGCCGCTGCACCTGCGCCTCGTCGACGGCGCGAGCGCGGCCCTGCCCCTCGACCCCGGCGACCCCGACGGCGGAGCCGTCCTGCTGGGCGAACCGGGCGCTCTCGCCGCACTGCGCGCCCTGTTCACGCACCTGTGGGACACGGCCACCCCCTGCGACGGCACAGACGGGACAGACGGAACCGGTGACGGCGCCGAGCAGGCGTACTCACCACGAGAACGCGCCCTGCTCCGCTTCCTCGCCGAGGGACTCACCGACGAAGCCGCGGCCCGGAAACTCGGCATCTCCCTGCGCAGCGAACGCCGGATGATCTCCAGCCTCTCCGACCGGATCGGCGCCCGCAGCCGTTTCCAACTCGGCCTGCAGGCCGCCCGAAGCGGCCTGGTGTGA
- a CDS encoding carboxymuconolactone decarboxylase family protein, whose translation MPHIELTNDLPGISGLFAQRPDTAGVLSQVAETLLRSGSSPLSRGERELIAAYVSNLNCTEFCAGSHSAFAAAQLDGGAELVAAVLADPGTAPISPLLRALLAVAAEVQEKAAPVSDKAVAAARAEGATDAHIHDTVLIAAAFAMFNRYVNGLATEVPSDPAFYDVAAGLIVEHGYGAAR comes from the coding sequence GTGCCCCACATCGAGCTGACCAACGACCTCCCCGGCATCAGCGGGCTGTTCGCCCAGCGCCCGGACACCGCGGGCGTGCTGTCGCAGGTCGCGGAGACCCTTCTGCGCAGTGGTTCCTCTCCGCTGAGCCGCGGGGAGCGCGAGCTGATTGCCGCCTACGTATCGAACCTGAACTGCACCGAGTTCTGCGCCGGTTCGCACAGCGCGTTCGCGGCGGCGCAGTTGGACGGCGGCGCCGAGCTGGTCGCCGCGGTGCTCGCCGACCCCGGTACGGCCCCGATCTCCCCGCTGCTGCGGGCGCTGCTGGCGGTGGCCGCCGAGGTGCAGGAGAAGGCCGCTCCCGTGTCGGACAAGGCGGTCGCGGCCGCCCGGGCGGAGGGCGCCACCGACGCTCATATACACGACACGGTCCTGATCGCGGCCGCGTTCGCGATGTTCAACCGCTATGTCAACGGCCTGGCCACCGAGGTGCCGTCGGACCCCGCGTTCTACGACGTGGCGGCCGGGCTGATCGTCGAGCACGGCTATGGCGCCGCGCGCTGA
- a CDS encoding oxidoreductase produces MTWSAADVPDLSGRTALVTGASGGIGRETARVLAARGAHVVLACRSTRRARAVAAWVGGSTEVVELDLASLDSVHEAAARVRDQHGRLDLLVNNAGVMFPSYGRTTDGFEAHFGVNHLGHFALTGLLLGLMTGVPGSRVVTVGSLAHRAGLGGVDADRARSGSGRRSVTAYGRSKLANLLFARELQRRLGAAGAATVSLAAHPGLSPTGLWHGDAPAVLRPVVAAGMRWLAQPPQAAALPSLRAATDPKVPGGAYLGPARRFGSRGAPVPARSSRAARDAAAQGRLWELSEELTGVRYAFVPAPVLAEPAVGVCPVTGARG; encoded by the coding sequence ATGACGTGGTCCGCAGCAGATGTTCCCGACCTGAGCGGCAGGACCGCGCTGGTCACCGGCGCCTCGGGCGGCATCGGCCGGGAGACGGCCCGGGTGCTCGCGGCCCGCGGGGCGCATGTGGTCCTCGCCTGCCGCAGTACGCGGCGGGCGAGGGCGGTGGCCGCGTGGGTCGGCGGCAGCACCGAGGTGGTCGAACTCGACCTGGCGTCGCTGGACTCGGTGCACGAGGCCGCCGCGCGGGTGCGCGACCAGCACGGGCGCCTGGATCTGCTGGTCAACAACGCCGGGGTGATGTTCCCGTCGTACGGGCGTACGACGGACGGCTTCGAGGCCCATTTCGGGGTCAACCACCTCGGCCACTTCGCGCTGACGGGGCTGTTGCTCGGTCTGATGACTGGGGTGCCGGGTTCGCGAGTCGTCACGGTCGGGAGCCTTGCGCACCGTGCGGGCCTCGGCGGTGTCGACGCGGACCGCGCACGGTCCGGCTCCGGGCGGCGGTCCGTGACGGCGTACGGGCGTTCCAAGCTGGCGAACCTGCTGTTCGCACGGGAGTTGCAGCGCCGTCTCGGCGCGGCCGGTGCCGCCACCGTCTCACTCGCCGCGCATCCGGGGCTGTCGCCGACCGGGCTGTGGCACGGCGACGCTCCCGCCGTGCTGCGGCCGGTGGTCGCGGCAGGGATGCGCTGGCTGGCCCAGCCGCCGCAGGCGGCGGCGCTGCCGTCGCTGCGGGCGGCGACGGATCCGAAGGTGCCCGGGGGTGCCTATCTGGGGCCTGCCCGGCGGTTCGGGAGCCGTGGGGCGCCGGTGCCCGCGCGGTCGAGCCGGGCGGCGCGCGATGCCGCGGCGCAGGGCCGGCTGTGGGAGCTGTCGGAGGAACTGACCGGGGTGCGGTACGCGTTCGTGCCGGCGCCGGTTCTCGCTGAGCCGGCCGTGGGCGTGTGTCCGGTCACAGGAGCCCGGGGCTGA
- a CDS encoding dihydrofolate reductase family protein, translated as MRTLISTAFISLDGVVEAPGGEPGHRNSGWTFKHTEFLPEAFEIKGREQKEATAMLLGRTSYEAFSPVWPDMADFADYKVMPKYVVSTTLTDDDLVSDWGETTILRSVEGVAALKETEGGPIIVHGSATLNHALCDAGLIDRYHLLVFPLLLGAGKRLFSTTDKDTQKLKLVEHEAYANGLQKQVFDVVR; from the coding sequence ATGCGCACCCTGATCAGCACCGCTTTCATCTCGCTCGACGGCGTCGTGGAGGCTCCCGGCGGCGAGCCCGGTCACCGCAACTCCGGCTGGACCTTCAAGCACACCGAGTTCCTCCCCGAGGCGTTCGAGATCAAGGGCCGGGAGCAGAAGGAGGCCACCGCCATGCTGCTGGGCCGCACCAGTTACGAGGCGTTCAGCCCCGTGTGGCCGGACATGGCGGACTTCGCCGACTACAAGGTCATGCCGAAGTACGTCGTCTCCACCACCCTCACCGACGACGACCTCGTGTCCGACTGGGGTGAGACGACGATCCTGCGCAGCGTCGAGGGGGTCGCCGCGCTGAAGGAGACCGAAGGCGGGCCGATCATCGTGCACGGCAGCGCCACCCTGAACCACGCCCTCTGCGACGCCGGCCTCATCGACCGCTACCACCTGCTCGTCTTCCCGCTCCTCCTCGGCGCCGGCAAGCGCCTGTTCAGCACCACGGACAAGGACACGCAGAAGCTGAAGCTCGTCGAGCACGAGGCGTACGCCAACGGCCTGCAGAAGCAGGTCTTCGACGTCGTCCGCTGA